From a region of the Malania oleifera isolate guangnan ecotype guangnan chromosome 12, ASM2987363v1, whole genome shotgun sequence genome:
- the LOC131145093 gene encoding protein PHYTOCHROME KINASE SUBSTRATE 1-like — protein sequence MATITSACNTSFSQSFESNNKSLCDASFSSFLNNREKALVPRFVESSQYLNPIISTPQEQLHLGRKKTDDGEISVFGAERYFNGRMDEENPRIGRGAVKYQSKKDERAVGVDPPKQKIVPATPSTQSESSWNSQSALVQGVLRNPSQSKTNKLHVKSFLAHLGCNCSCSDKNSVEIEKSVGDNNFNGAASFGVTHSKEISREPINNFPELFDLIQVNSTRSESWGREEMHRQRNGKLGVGLGREDCFTFPVLNSAAGNLTSDMQLQKEGEEIKRRKSLEMFRSPLLEKGNRILSFDRRRNMLTCGASKNVEEIEIPANCHETESDASSDLFEIESLSSKLNQFLVQQTADGASGCITPTTCYPPSEASIEWSVVTASAADFSAMSDSDEQRTAATIPNPSKTVPASTAPKCMSKEIHRRRAGPGNLLGCRSQKAVSIAGNATRATERASSEPRGQHKSESFRPVARFQAGTRITGFDSRHGHLLYIQ from the coding sequence ATGGCTACCATAACATCAGCTTGCAATACCAGCTTCTCACAATCCTTTGAAAGCAACAACAAAAGCCTCTGTGATGCCTCCTTTTCCTCTTTCCTGAACAACAGGGAAAAGGCCCTTGTGCCAAGATTTGTCGAGTCGAGTCAATACCTCAATCCCATCATTAGCACACCACAGGAGCAACTTCACTTGGGCAGAAAGAAGACAGATGATGGAGAAATCAGTGTTTTTGGAGCTGAGAGATACTTCAATGGAAGAATGGATGAAGAGAATCCCAGAATTGGAAGAGGTGCGGTTAAATACCAGAGCAAGAAAGATGAGAGAGCGGTCGGTGTAGACCCTCCAAAGCAAAAAATTGTACCGGCAACTCCAAGCACTCAATCCGAATCAAGCTGGAATAGCCAAAGTGCATTAGTGCAGGGTGTTCTGAGAAACCCATCCCAAAGTAAGACCAACAAGTTACATGTGAAGAGTTTTCTTGCCCATCTTGGTTGCAACTGCTCCTGTTCTGATAAGAATTCTGTTGAGATTGAAAAATCTGTGGGCGATAACAATTTCAATGGAGCTGCTAGTTTTGGGGTAACACACAGCAAAGAGATCTCTCGAGAACCCATTAACAATTTCCCCGAGCTGTTTGATTTAATCCAAGTTAATAGCACCCGATCGGAATCCTGGGGCAGGGAGGAGATGCACCGACAAAGAAATGGTAAACTGGGAGTTGGTTTGGGCAGAGAAGACTGTTTTACTTTCCCAGTTTTAAATTCTGCGGCAGGAAATCTAACCAGTGATATGCAGCTACAGAAGGAAGGAGAAGAAATTAAGAGGAGAAAGTCATTGGAGATGTTTCGTTCCCCCCTCTTGGAAAAGGGAAACAGGATTCTGAGCTTCGACAGAAGGCGAAACATGCTCACTTGTGGTGCTTCCAAGAATGTTGAGGAAATTGAAATCCCAGCAAATTGTCATGAAACTGAGAGTGATGCAAGTTCAGACTTGTTTGAGATAGAGAGTCTTTCGAGCAAGCTGAACCAGTTTCTAGTGCAGCAAACAGCCGATGGCGCATCCGGCTGCATCACTCCAACGACTTGTTACCCTCCAAGTGAAGCAAGCATAGAGTGGAGTGTGGTAACAGCCAGTGCTGCAGATTTTTCGGCAATGTCAGATTCTGATGAGCAAAGGACTGCAGCAACTATCCCAAATCCCAGCAAGACAGTTCCAGCATCCACAGCTCCCAAATGTATGAGCAAAGAGATACACAGGCGGCGGGCCGGCCCGGGGAATCTACTGGGTTGTAGGAGCCAAAAGGCAGTGAGCATTGCAGGCAATGCCACTAGAGCAACTGAAAGGGCAAGCTCTGAGCCCAGAGGACAACACAAGTCAGAATCTTTCAGGCCAGTGGCAAGGTTTCAAGCTGGGACTAGGATTACCGGTTTTGATTCCAGACATGGGCATCTTCTGTATATTCAGTAA
- the LOC131144107 gene encoding sphinganine C4-monooxygenase 1-like → MGFAISDEFLGTFAPIVVYWVYSGMYVLLGVFENYRLHTRKEEDDKNLVSKSTVVRGVLLQQMIQAVVAIILFTVTGNDDGAAVGLQPSLVVLARQILTAMLVLDTWQYFMHRYMHHNKFLYRHIHSLHHRLVVPYAFGALYNHPLEGLLLDTIGGALSFLLSGMSPRASIFFFSFATIKTVDDHCGLWLPGNLFHVFFKNNTAYHDVHHQLYGSKYNFSQPFFVLWDRILGTYMPYSLEKRAGGGFEVRPTRDCKDD, encoded by the exons ATGGGTTTTGCAATATCGGATGAATTCTTAGGTACTTTTGCGCCAATCGTGGTGTATTGGGTGTATTCCGGGATGTATGTTCTGTTGGGGGTTTTTGAGAATTATAGATTGCATACCAGGAAGGAGGAAGATGATAAGAATTTGGTTTCGAAGAGCACTGTAGTCAGGGGCGTTCTTCTTCAGCAGATGATTCAAGCTGTCGTCGCAATCATCTTGTTCACC GTGACTGGAAATGATGATGGGGCTGCTGTAGGTCTCCAACCTTCCCTCGTTGTTCTGGCACGACAAATCCTTACTGCAATGCTGGTTTTAGACACCTGGCAATATTTCATGCATAGATACATGCATCATAATAAGTTCTTATATCGACACATCCATTCACTGCACCACCGGCTTGTTGTGCCCTATGCTTTTGGAGCCCTGTACAACCACCCTCTGGAAGGGCTTCTCCTCGACACAATTGGTGGGGCTCTATCTTTCCTCCTCTCGGGAATGTCTCCACGggcctccatcttcttcttctcctttgccaCGATCAAAACGGTGGATGATCACTGCGGGCTATGGCTTCCCGGGAATCTCTTCCACGTGTTCTTTAAAAACAACACGGCTTACCATGATGTCCACCATCAGCTTTATGGTAGCAAGTACAACTTTTCGCAGCCCTTCTTTGTTTTGTGGGACAGAATCCTAGGAACCTACATGCCTTACTCGCTTGAGAAGAGAGCAGGTGGTGGTTTTGAAGTCCGGCCGACTAGAGATTGCAAGGACGACTGA
- the LOC131144361 gene encoding origin of replication complex subunit 6 translates to MDLSDIAKKLGLSEEKHLVRKAAELRRLCDIQFDSSIIGVGEVCKAIICLEIAATRLQVEFDRQNAIRLSGMSEKAYNRSFNCMQNGLGVKTKLDVRELAIQFGCVRIIPFVQKGLSLYKDRFLASLPPSRRATADFTRPVFIAVAFYLCAKRHKLKVDKLKLIELCGTSESEFSSVSTSMKDLCHDVFGISKEKKEPRDVKNNRELLDVLPGKRTIEDGGYLSDDGPELSSYKRRKLTEKRTYDDWKSSVLASNSKSKTKVPSKRAKQSKLNFLKEVPEAQKLEAV, encoded by the exons ATGGATCTCTCCGATATCGCTAAGAAGCTTGGCCTCTCGGAAGAGAAGCACCTCGTCCGAAAGGCCGCCGAGCTCCGCCGTCTCTGCGACATCCAGTTCGACTCCTCCATTATTGGAGTC GGGGAAGTATGTAAAGCTATAATCTGCTTAGAGATTGCTGCTACAAG GTTACAGGTAGAGTTTGATCGACAGAACGCAATAAGGCTGAGCGGGATGTCTGAGAAGGCTTACAATAGATCCTTCAATTGCATGCAGAATGGTCTCGGCGTCAA GACCAAGCTGGATGTCAGAGAATTAGCTATTCAGTTTGGATGCGTTAGGATCATTCCTTTTGTGCAGAAGGGTTTGTCTCT GTACAAGGACCGGTTTCTTGCATCTCTACCACCTTCCCGGAGGGCAACTGCTGACTTCACCCGGCCTGTTTTCATTGCTGTGGCATTTTATTTGTGTGCAAAAAGACACAAG CTCAAGGTAGATAAGCTTAAGTTGATTGAACTCTGTGGAACATCAGAGTCTGAATTTTCTTCT GTTTCCACCTCCATGAAAGACCTGTGTCATGATGTTTTTGGGATctcaaaggaaaagaaagaaccgAGAGATGTAAAAAACAACCGAG AACTGCTTGATGTGTTACCTGGGAAAAGGACAATTGAGGATGGTGGTTACTTGTCTGATGATGGACCAGAG CTCTCAAGTTACAAACGGCGTAAATTAACTGAAAAGCGTACTTATGATGACTGGAAATCATCCGTCCTTGCCTCTAATAGCAAGAGCAAGACAAAAG TTCCCAGCAAGCGAGCCAAACAAAGCAAACTCAACTTTCTCAAGGAAGTTCCTGAAGCTCAGAAGCTGGAGGCTGTGTGA